A section of the Rattus norvegicus strain BN/NHsdMcwi chromosome 15, GRCr8, whole genome shotgun sequence genome encodes:
- the Fam124a gene encoding protein FAM124A isoform X2, producing MNPKAAGEEEDCVDSGAETGGSDYSHLSSTSSELSVEEAQDPFLVSIHIIADPGESQPLQEAIDKVLAWVHPDLPLFRVSERRTSRRRRKSPKGAQPALAVVLFLQEEYGEEQILQVHRVLQQPPWRHHHTERVHGRFIPYLPCSQDFFTLAPGTPLWAIRPVHYGKEIVRFTIYCRHNSYADSLRFYELILRRSPSQRKADFCIFPIFSNLDVDIQFSLKRLPCDQKPVPTDSSVLEFRVKDIGQLVPLLPNPCSPISEGRWQTEDHDGNKILLQKLTQR from the exons GTCCGACTACAGCCATCTGTCCTCCACCAGCA gtgagctttctgtggaggagGCCCAGGACCCTTTCCTGGTGAGCATCCACATCATCGCAGACCCAGGGGAGTCTCAGCCACTGCAGGAGGCCATCGACAAGGTTTTGGCATGGGTTCACCCTGATCTCCCACTGTTCCGAGTGTCTGAGCGGCGCACAAGCAGGCGAAGACGGAAGTCTCCCAAGGGTGCACAGCCAGCACTGGCGGTGGTGCTGTTCCTGCAGGAGGAGTACGGAGAGGAGCAGATCCTACAGGTGCACAGGGTGCTGCAGCAGCCGCCCTGGCGCCACCATCACACAGAACGAGTGCACGGCCGCTTCATACCCTACCTGCCTTGCAGTCAGGACTTCTTTACTCTGGCTCCCGGGACCCCGCTGTGGGCAATCAGGCCAGTGCACTACGGTAAGGAAATCGTGCGCTTCACCATCTACTGTCGCCATAACAGCTATGCTGACAGCCTCCGCTTCTATGAGCTGATCTTGCGGCGGAGCCCCAGCCAACGGAAAGCAGACTTCTGCATCTTCCCCATCTTCTCCAATCTGGATGTGGACATCCAGTTCTCCCTGAAAAGACTACCCTGCGACCAGAAGCCAGTGCCCACCGACTCCTCGGTGCTGGAGTTCCGAGTGAAGGACATCGGGCAACTGGTACCCCTCCTTCCCAACCCCTGCAGCCCCATCAGTGAGGGGCGCTGGCAGACTGAGGACCATGATGGCAACAAGATCCTTCTGCAG